In a genomic window of Nitrospinota bacterium:
- a CDS encoding tetratricopeptide repeat protein translates to MNRRRRMRPAPWALFLVALALLASPRIAPAGLSAVKLYNQGLDAYEAGRLDEALSLWRQALKVDPDLALAHYNVGLVQLKKYRVDEAIASLQRAAELKPRYEKGRIMLGVALSKRGRYGEAVKAFRAALKINPRNPKTYSNLGLAYFEDGELNKAERAYVRALVLDPNILEPRFNLALIYLELGRLEAAANQYEEMIKANPYFPDAYNNLGYLYEQQGFVTRALHQYKMALQADSSFSKARDNLGRFRAKRKKIFDLQPALKEATAKAYPMDGALANIYIDGARIPMQAKLLAKTQEDVFVEGPEGLLYKLQRERIMVQRVGE, encoded by the coding sequence ATGAACCGCCGCCGCCGGATGCGCCCCGCCCCCTGGGCTCTTTTCTTGGTCGCCCTCGCCCTCCTCGCTTCCCCACGTATTGCTCCCGCCGGCCTCTCCGCCGTCAAGCTTTATAACCAGGGGCTCGATGCCTACGAAGCGGGTCGCCTCGACGAGGCCCTCAGCCTCTGGCGGCAGGCCCTGAAGGTTGACCCCGACCTCGCTCTGGCCCACTACAACGTGGGGCTCGTCCAACTGAAAAAGTACCGGGTGGATGAGGCCATCGCCAGCCTCCAGCGGGCCGCCGAGCTCAAGCCCCGCTACGAGAAGGGCCGCATCATGCTCGGCGTGGCGCTGTCCAAGCGGGGCCGCTACGGCGAGGCGGTCAAAGCGTTCAGGGCCGCTCTCAAAATCAACCCCAGAAACCCCAAAACGTACAGCAACCTGGGGCTCGCCTATTTCGAAGACGGTGAGCTCAACAAGGCCGAGCGGGCCTACGTCCGGGCTCTTGTGCTCGACCCCAATATCCTTGAGCCCCGCTTCAACCTGGCGCTTATCTACTTGGAGCTTGGAAGACTCGAAGCGGCCGCCAACCAATACGAGGAGATGATCAAGGCCAACCCCTACTTCCCCGACGCCTACAACAACCTCGGCTACCTTTACGAGCAGCAGGGGTTCGTAACCAGGGCCCTCCATCAATACAAGATGGCCCTGCAGGCCGACTCGTCTTTCAGTAAGGCCAGGGACAACCTGGGGCGGTTCCGAGCCAAGCGAAAGAAGATTTTCGACCTACAGCCCGCCCTCAAGGAGGCGACCGCCAAAGCCTACCCCATGGACGGGGCGCTCGCCAACATCTACATCGACGGGGCCCGAATCCCCATGCAGGCCAAGCTGCTCGCCAAGACGCAGGAAGACGTCTTCGTCGAGGGCCCCGAAGGTCTCCTCTATAAGCTCCAGCGAGAAAGAATAATGGTGCAGAGGGTGGGGGAGTAG